The Streptomyces cynarae genome contains a region encoding:
- a CDS encoding MFS transporter, with the protein MASAASAPPTPARLPRIVAASLIGTTIEWYDFFLYGSAAALVFNKLFFPDSDPLVGTLLSFLTYAVGFAARPLGALVFGHYGDRLGRKKLLVLSLLLMGGATFAIGLLPTHATVGSAAPVLLTTLRLVQGFALGGEWGGAVLLVSEHGDARRRGFWASWPQTGAPAGQLLATGVLSLLTAVLSDDAFGSWGWRIPFLLSGVLVIVGLWIRLSVDESPVFQQALAQAEARKAASDGDAEKLPLVSVLRHHWRDILVAMGARMAENISYYVITAFILVYATTSAGVSKQTALNAVLIGSAVHFAVIPAWGALSDRIGRRPVYLLGAAGVGLWMFPFFSLIDTGGFGSLIIAVTVGLVLHGAMYAPQAAFFSEMFATRMRYSGASIGAQFASVAAGAPAPLIATALLSDYGSSTPIALYVIAAAVLTLIAVGAAKETRDRDLARVESADTEPSGARAADARTV; encoded by the coding sequence ATGGCCTCCGCAGCATCCGCTCCACCCACGCCCGCCAGGCTCCCCAGGATCGTCGCCGCCAGCCTCATCGGCACCACCATCGAGTGGTACGACTTCTTCCTCTACGGGTCCGCAGCCGCGCTCGTCTTCAACAAGCTCTTCTTCCCCGACTCCGACCCGCTGGTCGGCACGCTCCTGTCGTTCCTGACCTACGCGGTCGGGTTCGCCGCCCGTCCGCTCGGGGCCCTGGTGTTCGGGCACTACGGCGACCGGCTCGGGCGCAAGAAGCTGCTGGTGCTGAGTCTGCTGCTGATGGGCGGGGCGACCTTCGCCATCGGGCTGCTGCCCACGCACGCCACCGTCGGCAGCGCCGCACCCGTGCTGCTCACCACGCTGCGTCTGGTGCAGGGCTTCGCGCTCGGCGGCGAGTGGGGCGGCGCCGTTCTGCTCGTGTCGGAGCACGGCGACGCCCGGCGACGGGGCTTCTGGGCCTCGTGGCCGCAGACCGGCGCGCCGGCCGGGCAGTTGCTCGCCACAGGTGTGCTGTCGTTGCTGACCGCCGTGCTCTCCGACGACGCGTTCGGCTCCTGGGGCTGGCGCATTCCGTTCCTCCTGTCCGGGGTACTGGTGATCGTCGGTTTGTGGATTCGTCTGTCCGTCGATGAATCGCCCGTCTTCCAGCAGGCGTTGGCTCAGGCCGAAGCCCGTAAGGCGGCCTCCGACGGCGATGCGGAGAAGTTGCCGCTGGTGTCCGTGCTGCGCCACCACTGGCGGGACATACTGGTCGCGATGGGCGCCCGCATGGCGGAGAACATCAGCTACTACGTGATCACCGCCTTCATCCTCGTCTACGCCACCACGTCGGCCGGCGTTTCCAAGCAGACGGCCCTCAACGCCGTCCTCATCGGCTCCGCCGTGCACTTCGCCGTCATCCCGGCCTGGGGCGCGCTGTCGGACCGGATCGGCCGCCGGCCCGTGTATCTGCTGGGCGCGGCCGGAGTCGGCCTGTGGATGTTCCCGTTCTTCTCGCTCATCGACACCGGCGGCTTCGGGAGCCTGATCATTGCCGTGACCGTCGGTCTCGTTCTGCACGGGGCGATGTACGCGCCGCAGGCGGCCTTCTTCTCCGAGATGTTCGCGACCCGCATGCGCTACTCGGGTGCGTCGATCGGTGCCCAGTTCGCGTCGGTGGCGGCCGGCGCTCCGGCCCCGCTCATCGCGACCGCGCTGCTGTCCGACTACGGCAGTTCCACGCCGATCGCCCTGTACGTGATCGCCGCTGCCGTACTGACCCTGATCGCCGTCGGCGCCGCCAAGGAGACACGCGATCGCGACCTCGCCCGGGTCGAGTCCGCGGACACCGAGCCCTCGGGGGCCCGAGCCGCTGATGCGCGGACCGTCTGA
- a CDS encoding pyridoxamine 5'-phosphate oxidase family protein, giving the protein MYPNDGFRALGRRECLGLLPTVPIGRVVHTCQALPAVVPVDFGLDSDGAVLLRTAAASELARAVDGAVVAFEADAVDVETHSGWSVVVTGRAAVVTDTAEVERLERIGPRSWAPSSEEVFVRIEPELVTGRELVGGRTMYGLHLSARAPGATGPVLRSRSPGGRSR; this is encoded by the coding sequence ATGTACCCGAACGATGGTTTCCGCGCACTCGGTCGTCGCGAGTGCCTGGGCCTGCTGCCGACCGTGCCCATCGGCCGTGTCGTCCACACGTGCCAGGCCCTGCCCGCGGTCGTGCCGGTCGACTTCGGCCTCGACAGCGACGGGGCGGTGCTGCTACGGACCGCGGCGGCCTCGGAACTGGCCCGTGCGGTCGACGGCGCGGTCGTCGCCTTCGAAGCGGACGCGGTCGACGTGGAAACCCACTCCGGCTGGAGCGTCGTGGTCACCGGCCGGGCCGCCGTCGTGACCGACACGGCCGAGGTCGAACGCCTGGAGCGGATCGGCCCGCGCTCCTGGGCTCCCTCATCCGAGGAGGTCTTCGTGCGCATCGAGCCCGAACTGGTCACCGGACGTGAGCTCGTCGGCGGCCGCACGATGTACGGCTTGCACCTCTCTGCCCGAGCACCGGGCGCCACCGGGCCAGTTCTTCGGAGTCGGTCACCAGGTGGGCGTAGCCGGTGA